The Chrysemys picta bellii isolate R12L10 chromosome 5, ASM1138683v2, whole genome shotgun sequence DNA segment CTGGCCCCTGCCCCTAGTCGTCCACCTCGATCTCCTCCTCGGAGCAGGGCTCGGGGCCCGGGGGCTCGCCGAGCTCGGCCATGCCCGCCAGGCTCTCCAGGGCGGCCGGCGGCAGCTTCTTGAGCGACTCCACGTCGGCCTTCATCTCCTCCAGGTCGCGCTTGAGCTTGGCGCGGCGGTTCTGGAACCAGGTGATGACCTGCGCGTTGCTCAGGCCCAGCTGCTGCGCCAGGTGGTCGCGGTCGGCCGGCGCCAGGTACTTCTGGTAGAGGAAGCGCTTCTCCAGCTCGTAGAGCTGGTGGTTGGTGAAGGCCGTGCGCGACTTCCGCCGCTTCTTGGAGGCCGGCCGCGGCCCGAAGGCGCCCAGCGGGTCGCGACCtgcggggagagggagaggcggtcagggcggctgctggccgggggcACCGTCCCTGCGCCGCCCCCGGCCGGGGCCTTTTCCTCGGCACCCCCCGGCCATGGGGACGCGGGTCCGGCTCCCTGTGGCGCGGCCTGCGAGCCCCCTGCACGCTGCCCGGGGCCCCTCGGCCCGAGATAAGGCCCCTCACAGCCCGGGCTCGTTTcggctggggggtgagggaggaaatTCCCCCCCCAGGTCTGTGGGGAACAAAGAAATCAGCCGGGGCAGGACCCCGCTGGCGCTGGGGACTCGCACCCCCGGCCTCCCTCTGCCCGTTTGCGGGGGACGCGGCGCTTCGGcccttctcccctgcagccccgAGGCCTGTCCCGGGGAGCGGCTCCGTTCTCCTgtccggggcagagccggctGCGGTGACTTGTCCCGGGTCCCGGGacttccctggggctggggcagctcgCAGCGGCGGCGGATCGGGCCCTGCAGACAGACCGCGGCTTGTCCTTCGGGCTGAGGCCGGGCCGGCGGCGAGGGGCCGCGGACAACTGGAGACAAACTAGGCGAAGACACTGGAGTGACCCGAAatctcccggcccggcccagcctgaGACGGACCCGGCCGGGCGGGCAGCTTCCCCGCTGTGAAATTCTCTCCTCCGCGCGGGTTCGTTTCCCCGCCCGCCAACCCGTAACCCGGCCGCAGCCAGGGCGAGGGAGCCAGGCACGGCCCAGGGGCCGGCGGCGACGCTCGAGTTGTGCGTGGACACACAGCGATGGCCGCGTTTGTTACACGCCGTGGGTGCAGTCACCGACCCCGAACGGACAATCTCCCGCATTACAGACCCAGCCCGGGTTAAAACAGCCCGCGCACGGCAGCGTCTTTCTTTCGTTTTAGAAACGATTGTGCGTTTCCTTAGGGGCTAAGAGCTTCCCGACGAGGCCGCTGCGGCGGCTCCATGCTTGAGAGTCCCCGAGCCCAGGACCGGACAGCGCGGCGCACGTCGGCCCCTGGCCCCGCTAACGAGTTAGACGCGTGTGTGCAGAATAGCGAATATCGGTTCTTTTCTCTCTGTCCCGATGCTGCGCCGGGGCTTGGCCGACACAGACACACTGGGACCTACGAACGGAGCCCGACGTGCGGGGCCGGAGTGTCTGCAAAGGTCGGGCTCCTTCCAGTCTAGTTTTGAACTTTCGGAGAGGCGCGCAGGGACATTTATCGCCCGAAACGTGCGCGCTCCGAGACAGTCAATACACAGCCCTGAGCCTGTACATCCCCAAACGGTAAAACGCACCAGAACTCAGCGCGTTCGTACGAGCGTAAGGTGTCGGGCGGGAGAAACGATTTTAGACACCCGGCGGCCGGTGTCTGCCCGTGGATCGCGTGGTTTGAGTGCACTCCGCGAGTTGTGTCGAATCACACATTTCCCGGGACTCGCGTGAACTGGGTGTGCCCGGGAGAAAGTCCGAAATAAACTCGTCACACGCCCGCGGGCTATTTGCTACGGCTCCCGGGCGGCGCATCTCCGGCTGTTCGTACCCGCCAGATACGCCGGTCTCTGTTCGGAATATACCCGGCGTGTCGGGAGAATTGTGCGTGTGTCTCAGAAAAACGAAAATCGCCTGTAATGCGCGGGGCTCTGGCCGCAAATTCAGAGCCCGCATttcgcgccgcgccgcgccgcccggAGAGCGGATTCCAACGCGCCGTAGGGTTAATTTCTGCGTTCTCCCGCGGGCTGCGGAACAAAACTTTGCCCCGGCGACACGCGGAGTATTTATTTAACCgccccaataattgtaacaatgtCTGTGTCAAGCGAAACGGGAACCGGCCGCTTGTTCCTTCGCGGTGGGAGGCTACAGCCCCGCGGAGAAGCGCTCGCAGCTGCACAGACATCGCTGGGCTCCGTGTGTCTGGGTCGGTCTGCTAGTTAGccgggtgtctgtctgtctgtctgtctaggaaATGGGGAATGAGTCTTCCACGCAGACAAGCCCCGGCACAAGCTAAGGCAGCGGCTCGCAACCTCTCCCGCCCGGGGTATGATTGGTCTGGGGCGCCCCGAATTCCAAACCCAGACACAACGGCCCAGGAGTGTCCGGCGCCCCGGTCCCGCACAATGGCCGCCCGCCCCATTGTTACCACAAACGGGATCCGTTCCACTCTACATAGGGCGCTCGCATGTCGGGGTAAACAAGCCCGTGTCTCTAGGAAATGTCAGTTTGTTCTGACTTCGCTGGTGCTTTTCTTGTAAACTAGGCCAagctctggggagctgctgtCCCCTGGCAGATCCCTGGGCACCGCGGGGTAACGAACCCCGGTCCCCGGAGGAGCGGAGACCCACCGCGCTAAGGAACTTGAAAACTCAGCCCCGTCCCTCTCGCTTCCCTGCTCGCAGCGCTTAGGCCCCGGGACTTTCCCCGGCGCGGGGGTCTCTTGCCCGGGCTCCATTTCGTTCCCGGTcgctctggctgcagccccagcccggcccggcttCACCCTCACCGGCTGCTGCGGGGACTCCCCTGCCGCGGGCGCTTTCGCTTTCTCCGGGACCGGGCGGGGGAAGCCGCAGGGCCGTCAGGGTCCCGGAAAGAGCCCGGCGCAGTTCGGGGCCGCCTCCCTTTCCCATCTCCCAGAGGCCGGCCGGGTCACTGCGGTGCTCCCCGCCGGG contains these protein-coding regions:
- the LBX2 gene encoding LOW QUALITY PROTEIN: transcription factor LBX2 (The sequence of the model RefSeq protein was modified relative to this genomic sequence to represent the inferred CDS: deleted 1 base in 1 codon); protein product: MTSAREGKAAGPLLCPAGQERRRSPLDQLPPPANSNKPLTPFSIEDILSKPSVRKAATGPCAPSPRLLDRAAGSGAPRNGVPAPSSPLCALEELASKTFQGLEVNVLQAAKGRDPLGAFGPRPASKKRRKSRTAFTNHQLYELEKRFLYQKYLAPADRDHLAQQLGLSNAQVITWFQNRRAKLKRDLEEMKADVESLKKLPPAALESLAGMAELGEPPGPEPCSEEEIEVDD